Within the Paenibacillus sp. AN1007 genome, the region TACCTTGTATTTGTATCCCCCATAACGATGACCGCATTACCGTCCGAATGCTCTTTGATGTAGTTGGAGAGCTGCCGGATGTTATCGCGTCTTGCCTCAAGCGAATTAGCATCACCGCCAGCATCTGCATGCAGGTTGTATACATCGACTTTTACGCCTGGTGCAATCTCGTACACTGACGCTGTAAAACCCTTTGGTGTCAATTCATCATTACCATTATCAAAGAAACCCGAACGCTTATTCCAGGTCACACGTTTCAAATCACGGAAGGGATACCGGGATAAACTGTTGAGTCCGCTTCCAAAACCTGCAGGCCCACTGGTTTGGGTCAGGTAGGGCAGCGATACCTGCGAGATCAGTTCATTATGATAATTAAAATCTTCCTGTACGTTAATAATGTCATAGTTATTGAGTTTGGGAGAAATCTGAACGGTGTATTCTTGAGGTTTGGAACTGGATACAAGGCTCGGAAGACCACCCACATTATAACTTAGTACCTTGAATGAACCCGTTACTACTCCACTTTCTTCTGCCTGTACCTTTGGTGATCCTGCCTGAAAACCCGTCAAGATTACAGCAGCAGTTAAAAGCAGGGCTGCCCCCTGTTTTATCCAATTCCTTTTCAATCATCTCACTCCTTCTATGCATATTCCTTTGCATTTAGTATAACTTTTGTTTAGATGGGTATAAAAAAACACCTCATAGACAGACATTGTTCTAAAGTCTGTTCTAAGAGGTGTTTTAGTGAAAAGGCTGGGTCTGTCACAGAGCTTCTGCTGCAGTACCCAGCTTATTGTAGAAGGCTGTATCGCTTAACCGATGGAGCCTTCCATTTCGAATTTAATCAATCTATTCATCTCAACTGCGTACTCCATTGGCAATTCTTTTGTGAACGGCTCGATGAAGCCCATGATGATCATCTGTGTTGCTTCCGCTTCGGTCAGACCACGGCTCATCAGGTAGAAGAGCTGATCCTCGGATACTTTGGATACCGTTGCCTCATGCTCCAGCATGATGTTATCATTCATGATTTCGTTGTATGGGATTGTATCCGATGTGGACTCATTATCGAGAATGAGTGTGTCACATTTGATGTTGGATTTCGCGCCCTCAGCTTGACGTCCAAAGGAAGCCAGACCACGGTACGTTACTTTCCCTCCATGTTTACTGATCGACTTGGATACAATCGTGGAAGTTGTATCCGGAGCAAGGTGAATCATTTTGGCGCCTGCATCCTGGTGCTGGTTTTTACCTGCAACAGCGATCGACAGAACGGAACCTTTAGCTCCACGGCCTTTCAGTACAACCGCAGGATATTTCATCGTCAGTTTGGAACCGATGTTACCATCAACCCATTCCATCGTTGCGTTCTCTTCAGCAACCGCACGTTTGGTAACGAGGTTGTAGATGTTCGGTGCCCAGTTTTGGATCGTTGTGTAACGAACGCGCGCATTTTTCTTACAGATGATCTCAACTACCGCACTGTGCAGGGAGTTTGTGCTGTAAATCGGTGCAGTACAGCCCTCTACATAGTGAACGAAGCTGTCTTCGTCTGCAATAATCAATGTACGTTCGAATTGACCCATGTTTTCAGAGTTAATCCGGAAGTAAGCTTGCAGAGGCACTTCACATTTTACGCCTTTTGGTACGTAGATGAAGCTTCCTCCAGACCATACCGCACTGTTCAGCGCAGCAAATTTGTTATCTGCTGGCGGAATAACGGTAGCGAAATATTCACGCAGGATTTCCGGATGCTCTCTCAGTGCCGTATCGGTATCCATAAAGATTACGCCTTGGTCTTCCAGTTCCTTTTGCATGTTGTGATATACAACCTCGGACTCATACTGAGCCGATACCCCTGCCAGGAACTTTTGTTCTGCTTCCGGAATACCCAGTTTATCAAATGTTTCTTTAATTTCGGAAGGAACCTCTTCCCATGTTTTCCCCTGCTTTTCGGAAGGACGAACATAGTACTGAATATCGTTGAAATCCAGCTCATCCAGGTCGCCGCCCCATTTAGGCATAGCCATCTTCTCAAACTGTTTCAAAGATTTCAAACGGAATTCCAACATCCACTCCGGTTCGTTCTTAATCCGGGAAATTTCAGTAACAACTTCTGCCGTCAGACCTTTACCGGTTTGAAAGATGGATTTATGCTCATCGCGAAAACCATATTTATACTCTTCCATTTCTGGTGCTTTTTTAGCCATCTTACTCGACCTCCCTATCGTTATTGTACATTGTCCTCTTCGTCAATTCCTTTGCGTAGTGCATTCCAGGCCAGAGTGGCACATTTGATGCGTGCAGGGAACTTATTCACACCGGATAGGGCTTCGAGATCTTCATAATCGTCGAAATCGACTTCTTCCCCTTGCATCAATGAGGAGAAACGGTTAGCCAAATCGAGTGCCTGCTCAATCGTCTTGCCTTTGACAGCTTCGGTCATCATCGATGCCGAAGACATGCTGATCGAGCAGCCTTCTCCCGTATACTTGGCTTCCTGAACGATTCCGTCATTCAGCATCAGCTGCAGTGAAATCCGGTCGCCGCACGTTGGATTGTTTAAATTCACCGTGACGACATCATTGTCAAACGTTCCGCGATTACGCGGGTTTTTGTAATGGTCCATTATAACACGTCGGTACAGATCATCAAGTTGCATCGCCAAAATACTCCTTCGTCTGGATTAAGGCGCTCACAAGCCGATCCACATCTTGTTCGTTATTGTATAGATAAAAGCTCGCACGAGCCGTTGAACTTACTTCAAGCCAGCGCATAAGCGGCTGACAGCAGTGATGTCCTGCACGAATCGCTATACCGCTCGCATCCAGCACAGTCGCCACATCATGGGGATGGACATCTCCCAAATTAAAGGTCACTACGCCAACGTGACGTTTAGCCGGACCATATATCGTTAGTCCATCAATCTCGGACAGGCGTTCGGCTGCATATGCGGCCAGTACACCTTCATGATGCGCGATTTCATCCATGCCGATCTGCTCCAGGAAATCAATGGCAGCGCCCAATCCTACTGCTCCAGCAATAATCGGGGTTCCACCTTCGAATTTCCACGGCAGCTCTTTCCAGTTGGAATCGTACAATCCAACATCATTAATCATCTCACCGCCGAATTCAATCGGTTCCATGGACTCCAGCAGCGCCTTTTTGCCGTAGAGTGCACCGATACCGGTTGGGCCGCACATTTTGTGACCAGACAGTGCGTAGAAATCACAGTCCAAATCCTGCACGTCTACCTTCATATGCGGTGTGCTTTGTGCTCCATCTACAACGATAACTGCTCCGTTGCGATGGGCAATTTCAGCGATTTCTTTCACGGGATGCACAAGACCCATCACATTGGATACATAAGCAATCGCAACAATTTTAGTCCTGCTCGTGATCGTCTGCTCCACGTCTGCCAGTTCAATATGACCGTCGGACTGCAGCGGAATGTATTTCAATGTGGCCCCTGTCTCCTTGGCGACCTGCTGCCAAGGAATCAGGTTGCTGTGATGCTCCATCTGCGTAAGGACAATTTCATCGCCTTCTTTGCAGTTGGCACGGGCATAAGACGAAGCCACCAGATTCAGGGCTGTCGTTGTGCCGCGCGTGAAGATGATTTCCTGTGTACGGCGAGCGTTAATAAACTTCGCCACCTTCTCGCGAGCGCCTTCGTAAGCATCCGTTGCACGGCTGCCAAGCGTATGAACACCGCGATGCACATTGGAGTTTTCATATTCATAATAATGTTTAACCGCATCGATTACAGCACGAGGCTTTTGTGATGTTGCGGCACTATCTAGATATACGAGCGGGTGTCCGTTGATTTCCTGGTGGAGGATCGGGAACTGCTCGCGAATGGATGGGTTCATTGTCCCAGCTTTTTCTCAATCAAGGACTGCAATTGGGTACGCAGTGCTTCCAAAGGAATATCCGCCACCACCGGTGCGAGGAAGCCATAAATAATGAGGCGTTCCGCATCCGTACGGTTAATCCCGCGAGACATCAAGTAATGGATCTGCTCCGCATTCACTTGACCGACAGAAGCCGCGTGACCTGCTGTTACATCATCCTCGTCAATCAGAAGGATCGGGTTGGCATCTCCACGTGCTTTAGGACTAAGCATCAACACTTTCTCGGTTTGCTGTCCATCGGCTCTTGTAGCGCCTTTCTCGATTTTCGTAATGCCGTTAATGATTGCCGAAGCCTCTTCACGCATAACCGCACGTGTAATCATTTGGCTTGGCGTATTTTTACCGAAGTGACGCGCTTCGGTTGTATAGTTGATTTTTTGGGAACCGGAACCGACTGCGATCACTTTCGAGTCCGAAGTGGAACCGTTGCCTTTCAGAACACTCATCGTGTTGCTTGCTGTATCCCCATTATTCATTTCACCAACGATCCATTCAATGGAGCCGTCATTCTCCAGCACAGCACGGCGGAAAGATACATCCGTTACGTTGACGTTCAACTGGTGTACGGTAGCGAAGCGTACTTTTGCACCCGATTTAACGAATACTTCCACCGCACCGTTATGGAATACCGGTGCAGACAGATCGCCAGACACATAGTTGTCTACGTAAGTCACCGAGCTGTTCGCTTCAGCAACAACGAGCACGTGAGGTGCAAACGTTGCAGAAGCATCGTCAGTAAGCAGCACCGCTTGCAGCGGAACTTCAATGTTAACGTTTCTCGGAACGTACAGGAACACCCCGCCGTTCCACAAAGCTGCATGTAATGCGGCAATGGAATGCTCGTCGGCTTTGACCGCTGTGTTCAGGTAAGGTTTTACCAAATCAGCATGTTCACGAACAGCTGTTGCCAGATCTGTGAAGATGACACCTTGCGCTGCAAGATCAGCAGACAACTTGGAATATACGGCTCCAGAGTTGCGCTGGATAACCAGACTTCCTTCTGCCTGGTCCTGAACCAGTTCTTTGATTGATGCAGGTACTTCTTCCAGAGAAGAGATCGCTGCGCCTGCTTTATATGTGCCGTACTCGCTGATATTCCAGCGTTCGATTTTTTGTTTTTCCAGTTTAGGAAGCGCCAGCTCACTCGCAAGCTTCAAAGCTTCGAGACGCTGTTCAGTCAACCAGCCGGGTTCATTATTGCTTTCCGACAAGGCGCGAAGCGCTTCAGATTCAACCGGAAGAATTGTTTGTGTAGTCATCTATTACCCTCCTCCGTTTTGTCTTTACGCTTCTTGACCTACAGTTTCATCTGTAATTCCCAGTTCTGCTTTTACCCAGTCATAACCTTCTGCTTCCAGACGTTGAGCCAGTTCAGGGCCACCGGACTTCACGATACGACCCTGCATCATCACGTGAACGTAGTCAGGTGTGATGTAGTTAAGCAGGCGCTGGTAGTGGGTAATAATCAGGAAACCACGATCTTCGCTCTTCATTGCATTTACACCTTCTGCAACAATTTTCAGAGCATCGATGTCCAGACCGGAGTCGATCTCGTCAAGAACTACGATTTTCGGGTCAAGCAGCATCATCTGCAGAATTTCATTCCGTTTTTTCTCACCACCGGAGAAACCTTCGTTCAGGTAACGATGAGCAAACTCAGGGTTCATATCGAGTTCTTTCATTTTGGATTCCATTTGACGAATGAACTTGATCAAGGAGATCTCGTTGCCTTCGCCGCGGCGGGCATTAATTGCACTGCGCAGGAAGTCGGAGTTCGTTACACCCGCGATTTCGCTCGGGTACTGCATAGCCAGGAATAGACCTGCACGTGCACGCTCGTCTACAGCCATGTCGAGTACATCTTCACCGTCAAGTGTTACTGTACCGTCTGTTACTTCATATTTCGGATGTCCCATCAGGGCAGAAGCCAAAGTGGATTTACCTGTTCCGTTCGGTCCCATGATCGCGTGGATTTCTCCACCTTTCATCTCCAGGTTAATGCCTTTCAGGATTTCTTTACCTTCAATGGTCGCTTTCAGACCTTCAATGACGAAATTCGTAGTCATGTGTAATGTTTCCCTCCATTGATTAAATTGATGTTTACTGTCGAAAAAGAAAAAGCGCCTATTATATCTGAACAGGGCTTCCCCTGACTTTCTCTGTGATCATACATCTGTGATGCCATTTCTTCATACACCCTAGAGCAATTCCTTCAAACGCTGTAGAGCAGCAATCACTTTAGAATAATTCTAAACTGATTCTCAATGATTATCAAGTCATTTCCTATCAATTCTTGTCCTTCACAGGAAACTTCATTCCTATTGATTCTATAATAAATGACTGTTTGAATCAAATGAGAAAACAACTTCTCTGTGGTCGGACAGTGATATAAATCACAAAATTCACAGTTTGTTCAGCATAGGCACTGAATTAAAAAGGACTCATCCATTTCTGGATAAGCCCTTTTCAATTCCAGCTATTAACTTTTCACGCACAGCCGGATTACATTCTGAGTGTTTCGTTAATCTTCTGTACCTGTTCGGCAAAATCCGCAACGTCCAGCACCGGCGTCATTTCGCTCGTCGCCAAACCATTCGGAATGGAAATCCATGAACGGCAACCGTTATATTCGGGTAATACGGGAATCTCCATCGGTTCCTGCAAACGGTACACACGTAAAATCAAAATGTGGAGCGGATCTTTCTTTTTCCACTTCAACCGGGATTCAGCAAAATCCGCTGTCCACATATGATATTCCAGAAGTCGATCCAGCATTTCCTGATCTCGAATCTCCAAATCCTGCGTTACTTCAGCATACGCTGTAATGCGGACGGTTGAAGCTTCAGGCACCCATTCGGCCAACGACTCTTCAACATAGGATTGATCCAAGGACTTGATCAGTTCTTTACGCTGATGCTCATAAGTCGGATACAGGTAAAATGCCGGACTTTTCAACTCAAAATGTTTTGTTTCCTCCACAATGCCGCCTTTGCGCATCACCATAATCTGGCGTCCGCTTTCCAGCGCTTTGATCGCAGAGGCCCATTCCTTTAACGCCGGTTTTGCTGCCTTATCTACCATCGTGATCACCCTCCCTGTCGCTTTGTCAGCAGTATAGACGCTTAATGCTTTTCTGACAACTTACTGGCAGGAAGGACGGAATCACGATGAAAGAACCTTTACGAGAACAAAGTCAGGAATAGCTGTATGTCAGTCGTGGACGAATTAACCCAAGTATGCACGAAGCATCCACATATGTTTCTCCAGATCCGCTTTGAAGCCGGTCAGCATATCGGCAGTTGGTTGATCTTCAGCTTCATCAGCCAGATCAATACCTTCCTGATACTCACTGCACAGCGTCGCGAAGTCTTCAATCAGATTCTGCACCATGGCATTGGCATCTTCCTTACCGGAAGCCTCTTGAATGGAAGCCATCTCCAGATATTCTTTCATCGTTGCTGCAGGGCTGCCTTTCAGTGTGAGCAGACGCTCAGCAATTTCGTCCATTTGAACTGTAATTTCGTTATAGAATTCTTCAAACTTCACATGCAGCGTGAAGAAGTTCGGGCCTTTAACATACCAGTGATAGTTATGGACTTTGACATACAGTACGTTCAGGTTAGCCACCTGACGGTTAAGTACTTGTTCTACTGATTTTGCTTGATCTGTTTTGTTTTTTGTAGCCATATTCTATCCCATCCTTTATTTAAAATGTAGTCCGCCCGACGTGATATCAGGCTGCCCTGTACGAAGAACAGAGAGTAAATATTAGAAACCCGCCAACTCGGCAGATGTGCGCTGCGGCTCGGTTTTCTTAACCGTCCGCCCTATTCGTTTTTACCCTTCCGTCTGATCTTCGAATCACAGCAGGCGTGACTTGTCTCAAAAAAAAGTTCAAAAACCGCGCTGTATCCGATATACTGTCATAAACCAAGCAAAGAAGTGGGTTTTCCTGTTTCTTCATATATATGGAGGTGGCACCTTTTGACTCAATATCATCCTTTAAACCCCCAAGAAGCGATCGAATTAGCCAAAACCTTACCGGGTCCATTTGCGGCAGATACGAATCTGGAATGTCGTGAGATTGGGGACGGCAACCTGAATCTCGTTTTCCACATCACGGATCCGAACTCCGATAAAAGTATCATTATCAAACAAGCCCTTCCTTATGCGAAGGTGGTGGGCGAATCTTGGCCGCTTTCACTCGTACGTGCCCGGATTGAACGTGAGATTTTGCAGGAAGAATACCGCTTATGTCCAGGAATGGTGCCCCAAGTTTATCATTACGACGATGATCTTGCGTTAACCGTTATGGAGGATTTGAGTGACCACGTTATCATGCGAAAAGGTCTGATCGACGGAGCCTCCTACCCTCTTTTTGCCCAGCATATCGGGGAGTTTATGGCAAGAACCCTCTTCTTCACATCAGACCTCGGCATGAATCAACAGCAAAAGAAAGAACAGCAGGGACGTTTCGTTAACCCCGACCAATGCAAAATAACAGAAGACCTGATCTTTGATGAACCGTATCGGATTGCCCACAATAACAATTATGACGCAGCGATCGAGGATGAAGCCGAAGCACTTCGCACCGACGAAGAGCTGCATCTGGAAATTGCTTTGCTGCGAGCAAAGTTCCTGACCCAAGGACAGGCACTGCTTCATGGTGACCTGCATACCGGCAGTATTTTTGTGACACCAGAGTCGACCAAAGTGATTGACCCCGAGTTTGCTTTCTATGGACCGATGGGTTTTGACATTGGCGCGGTTCTAGCGAACCTGCTGCTTCATTATGTTTCACTGTCAGGTCGTATTCAGAATATGTCATCTCGCCAGGATCGCGAAGCAGAGCTGCTGCAGATGGTGCAGGATGTCTGGACCGAATTCGAAACTCGTTTCCGTGCTCTGTGGGTATCCGATCTTGTTGATCCGATGGCCAAAACCCCCGGATATCAGCATCTGTATGTACAGCAGCTGTTCAGGGACACGGTTGGTTTTGCTGGAGCCAAAATGGTTCGACGTATTGTGGGACTCGCCCATGTGGCTGACATCGATACGATTGCGGATGCTTCTGAGCGTGAACGCGCGCAGCGCAGGGCATTGGCTGTTGGCAAAACTCTGATTAAGAATAATCGCCAGGTAAACACAATCGGTGAGGTGCTCGATCTGATATCGTCCGCCTTCGCTGCCGTAAAAGCCTAAACAAAATGAACGGAGGAACATCCATGACAACCCCTGAACATCAGCCTCTGTCTTCTCTGAACTGGAAAAAGGACAAGCTTGAAATGCTCGATCAGCGTCTGCTGCCCGAAACCATTCTGATGCTGAAACTATACACCCCTGAGGAGGTGTGGGAATCCATCCACTCTATGAAAGTTCGCGGGGCACCTGCCATCGGTATTGCGGCCGCATTCGGCGTTGTGTTAGGTGCCAAAGCTTACGATGGCACTGCCATCCAAGGCTGGCTCGAGCACGTTAAATCGGTCTGCGCACATCTGGCCACATCCCGTCCAACCGCGGTGAACCTATTTTGGGCACTCGACCGCATGATGCAAAAAGCTAATCAGGCTGCCGAGGTCGGTTTAAGTTTGGAAGAAAGTACGGATGCTCTTGAAGCGGAAGCGCTGCTCATTCAGAAGGAAGACGAGGAAGTGTGCCGCATGATCGGTGAACATGCCCTTCCTTTGTTTGAAAACGGCATGGGAGTACTAACCCACTGCAACGCAGGCGGCCTGGCAACAGCCAAATACGGTACGGCAACGGCGCCAATGTATTTGGCTCAGGAACGCGGCATTCATCTCAAAGTATTTGCTGACGAGACACGCCCTGTTCTGCAGGGAGCTCGTCTGACAGCGTTTGAGCTGCAGCAGGCAGGAATTGACGTTACGCTGCTGTGCGACAATATGGCAGGGATGGTCATGTCCAAAGGCTGGGTTCAAGCTGTCATCGTAGGTACAGACCGGGTTGCGGCGAATGGCGATGTTGCCAATAAAATCGGCACGTACAGTCTGGCCGTTCTTGCTAAGGCGCACAACATCCCGTTTTATGTGGCCAGCCCATTATCAACCATTGACTTGTCTACGTCATCCGGCGATCTGATTCCAATTGAGGAGCGTGCTGCTGAGGAAGTTACTGAAGGGTTCGGCAAACGTACTGCACCGCAGGGGGTAAAGGTATTTAATCCCGCTTTTGACGTAACTCCTAACGAGTACGTTACAGCCATAATTACCGAAAAAGGCATCGTTCGTGCACCTTTCCAGGAAAACCTGGCCGCTCTGTTTGCGCAATAAAAAGACGGTGAACGTATAAAGCTTTGAAGAGTTTTGTATAAGCAGCTTTCGAGGATTTAGTTAAGATAGGAAATATATAAGACAAGTGCACCTAGAAGCAATTGCTGTGGGTCTGTAAGAAGAAGGGACAAGAAGGATATCCGACTTGGTCCCTTTTTTTCTGTTCTATTTCTATTTTGACAAATAGGAATCCAAAACTTGCTTCAAATCATTTTCAACAGTGCTTCTACACCTGTCATTCCTGCTGTAATACCCATAGCTTCTGCCTCGGTTGTCACTGATTCCATCGGCGCGTGAAGCAGCTGTTCAAGTGTGCGCACACCGACAGCCCGCGCTGCCACAATCTTGCGATCACCCAGTTTCTCATTCAATAAACCGACATCGAGTGCGCCGCACATGATATACCCTTTGGATGTATTAATCGTCAGCAGCGTCGTTTTGGGAAGCTTGACTTCTACCCCTACGAGTACATGCTCTCCTACTACAATAGGCTCCATCGTCACCATAGTTTCCCGGTCCACCTCCTCTTCAACAGATCACGATATTTGTATGCCTCTCGGTGATTCCTCGTGTGGACACCTGCCATGCATGAAGAAAAAGTGTATTCAAAATAAGATAATATAACCTTTATATTCGATGTTTTCTAAGTCTTCGGTACTATGATTTCAAGCATATTAATGCTATAGTATACTAGAGTGTCTTTTTTGCTCACACATTATTTTACGGGGCTGGGATGAATGAAACAAACCTTATCCAATCAAGATGAAATCGGCTATTTATTCAATGTCGATATACTTATTAAAAGCCGTTCAAATGCATTGGCACTGCAGTCCCTGATGGAGTTCATTAATAAACAAGAACAAATTGCGGACTTTCGGATTCATTCCGGAATAGAACTTGGCAAAATGATTGAAGCTATGCTTCAGGCCGAAACAAACTCCCCTGACTCCGATCAGCCGAAGCTGGAGTCATCACCATTACTTAGTCAGCAATTAACCTCTAGCAAGCCAGACAAGAAAGCCGAATCTGTTTCTTCCGGATTACATCAAGAATTAACGACCAGCGCTGCCAAAAAAGAAACTTCTGTCGACACTTCACATGTTGCTGACGCTAATTCGTTCGATGCCTGGATTGAATCTTTAATTAAAGAAAATCGCCTCACGCGAATTGTTGTAAACAACAAAAATGGCAAACATCAGAGCATACCTTGCCGAATTCTTAATTTTGACCGGGACAATAATGTGGTAACTATCTACCATGTGGATGAAAAACAAGTGTATACGTTCCGAACGAACGAGATTGATGAGTTTTTGCTGTAGACCTCATTACAAGCGCAGTACAGCTGAGCTCAAATTTTATTCAAACCAAAAAAGCAACCTGAGCTGGAATGCAGAACATTCGACACAGGTTGCTTTTATTATGCTGCTGTCTTTGCAATAGAAGAAGTTACAGACTCTTCTTGCCTCGCTGCCATACATCCATTGCAAACAGCAGCCAGCCGGCGATAAAAGCGACACCACCGATCGGTGTAATTGCTCCCAATATTTTGATACCCGATATACTGAGTATGTAGAGGCTGCCTGAAAAAATAATTATACCCGTGAACAGCAGACGTGCCGCCCATTTCAGCTTTGTTGATGATCCCAGCTGCCCGGCCGTTAATCCAACAATCAGCAGAGCGAGTGCATGTATCATGTGATACTGCACGCCTGTTTCGTATGTAGCTATAGCACCTGCACCAATTTTGTCCTTAAGCATATGTGCACCAAATGCACCAATGGCTACAGACAGCATGGTTAATATGGCCCCAATCATCATCCATTTTCGCTGCATATTCATTCTCTCCCTTAACTCGTTTCTAACTCCATTTATTGTAGCGAATTCGTGAGCTAAAGTAAAAGGAGCATGGTATGCCGAATAATCCCGGAATCACAGTCCGCTAAGCGGGGTAATAGATTACACTGATCATTAAAAGGAGGAGTCCTGCATCATGGACCATCAACATTCTCAGAACTCAGGCATGAATGACTCATCATCGCATGCCAGCAGCTCAGACCCCTATAATACGGGAAGAAGTGACACATATTCACCCGATTTCGCCGAGCCTCCTGCAGAACATCTGAAACACTCAGGCCCCGGTATATCCAGTTTCATTGTTGGGTTGGTCGGACTGATCGGGCACATTATGATCTTT harbors:
- the sufB gene encoding Fe-S cluster assembly protein SufB, yielding MAKKAPEMEEYKYGFRDEHKSIFQTGKGLTAEVVTEISRIKNEPEWMLEFRLKSLKQFEKMAMPKWGGDLDELDFNDIQYYVRPSEKQGKTWEEVPSEIKETFDKLGIPEAEQKFLAGVSAQYESEVVYHNMQKELEDQGVIFMDTDTALREHPEILREYFATVIPPADNKFAALNSAVWSGGSFIYVPKGVKCEVPLQAYFRINSENMGQFERTLIIADEDSFVHYVEGCTAPIYSTNSLHSAVVEIICKKNARVRYTTIQNWAPNIYNLVTKRAVAEENATMEWVDGNIGSKLTMKYPAVVLKGRGAKGSVLSIAVAGKNQHQDAGAKMIHLAPDTTSTIVSKSISKHGGKVTYRGLASFGRQAEGAKSNIKCDTLILDNESTSDTIPYNEIMNDNIMLEHEATVSKVSEDQLFYLMSRGLTEAEATQMIIMGFIEPFTKELPMEYAVEMNRLIKFEMEGSIG
- the sufU gene encoding Fe-S cluster assembly sulfur transfer protein SufU codes for the protein MQLDDLYRRVIMDHYKNPRNRGTFDNDVVTVNLNNPTCGDRISLQLMLNDGIVQEAKYTGEGCSISMSSASMMTEAVKGKTIEQALDLANRFSSLMQGEEVDFDDYEDLEALSGVNKFPARIKCATLAWNALRKGIDEEDNVQ
- a CDS encoding cysteine desulfurase, producing the protein MNPSIREQFPILHQEINGHPLVYLDSAATSQKPRAVIDAVKHYYEYENSNVHRGVHTLGSRATDAYEGAREKVAKFINARRTQEIIFTRGTTTALNLVASSYARANCKEGDEIVLTQMEHHSNLIPWQQVAKETGATLKYIPLQSDGHIELADVEQTITSRTKIVAIAYVSNVMGLVHPVKEIAEIAHRNGAVIVVDGAQSTPHMKVDVQDLDCDFYALSGHKMCGPTGIGALYGKKALLESMEPIEFGGEMINDVGLYDSNWKELPWKFEGGTPIIAGAVGLGAAIDFLEQIGMDEIAHHEGVLAAYAAERLSEIDGLTIYGPAKRHVGVVTFNLGDVHPHDVATVLDASGIAIRAGHHCCQPLMRWLEVSSTARASFYLYNNEQDVDRLVSALIQTKEYFGDAT
- the sufD gene encoding Fe-S cluster assembly protein SufD codes for the protein MTTQTILPVESEALRALSESNNEPGWLTEQRLEALKLASELALPKLEKQKIERWNISEYGTYKAGAAISSLEEVPASIKELVQDQAEGSLVIQRNSGAVYSKLSADLAAQGVIFTDLATAVREHADLVKPYLNTAVKADEHSIAALHAALWNGGVFLYVPRNVNIEVPLQAVLLTDDASATFAPHVLVVAEANSSVTYVDNYVSGDLSAPVFHNGAVEVFVKSGAKVRFATVHQLNVNVTDVSFRRAVLENDGSIEWIVGEMNNGDTASNTMSVLKGNGSTSDSKVIAVGSGSQKINYTTEARHFGKNTPSQMITRAVMREEASAIINGITKIEKGATRADGQQTEKVLMLSPKARGDANPILLIDEDDVTAGHAASVGQVNAEQIHYLMSRGINRTDAERLIIYGFLAPVVADIPLEALRTQLQSLIEKKLGQ
- the sufC gene encoding Fe-S cluster assembly ATPase SufC, producing the protein MTTNFVIEGLKATIEGKEILKGINLEMKGGEIHAIMGPNGTGKSTLASALMGHPKYEVTDGTVTLDGEDVLDMAVDERARAGLFLAMQYPSEIAGVTNSDFLRSAINARRGEGNEISLIKFIRQMESKMKELDMNPEFAHRYLNEGFSGGEKKRNEILQMMLLDPKIVVLDEIDSGLDIDALKIVAEGVNAMKSEDRGFLIITHYQRLLNYITPDYVHVMMQGRIVKSGGPELAQRLEAEGYDWVKAELGITDETVGQEA
- a CDS encoding DUF1802 family protein, producing the protein MVDKAAKPALKEWASAIKALESGRQIMVMRKGGIVEETKHFELKSPAFYLYPTYEHQRKELIKSLDQSYVEESLAEWVPEASTVRITAYAEVTQDLEIRDQEMLDRLLEYHMWTADFAESRLKWKKKDPLHILILRVYRLQEPMEIPVLPEYNGCRSWISIPNGLATSEMTPVLDVADFAEQVQKINETLRM
- a CDS encoding Dps family protein; the protein is MATKNKTDQAKSVEQVLNRQVANLNVLYVKVHNYHWYVKGPNFFTLHVKFEEFYNEITVQMDEIAERLLTLKGSPAATMKEYLEMASIQEASGKEDANAMVQNLIEDFATLCSEYQEGIDLADEAEDQPTADMLTGFKADLEKHMWMLRAYLG
- the mtnK gene encoding S-methyl-5-thioribose kinase, with product MTQYHPLNPQEAIELAKTLPGPFAADTNLECREIGDGNLNLVFHITDPNSDKSIIIKQALPYAKVVGESWPLSLVRARIEREILQEEYRLCPGMVPQVYHYDDDLALTVMEDLSDHVIMRKGLIDGASYPLFAQHIGEFMARTLFFTSDLGMNQQQKKEQQGRFVNPDQCKITEDLIFDEPYRIAHNNNYDAAIEDEAEALRTDEELHLEIALLRAKFLTQGQALLHGDLHTGSIFVTPESTKVIDPEFAFYGPMGFDIGAVLANLLLHYVSLSGRIQNMSSRQDREAELLQMVQDVWTEFETRFRALWVSDLVDPMAKTPGYQHLYVQQLFRDTVGFAGAKMVRRIVGLAHVADIDTIADASERERAQRRALAVGKTLIKNNRQVNTIGEVLDLISSAFAAVKA
- the mtnA gene encoding S-methyl-5-thioribose-1-phosphate isomerase, with protein sequence MNGGTSMTTPEHQPLSSLNWKKDKLEMLDQRLLPETILMLKLYTPEEVWESIHSMKVRGAPAIGIAAAFGVVLGAKAYDGTAIQGWLEHVKSVCAHLATSRPTAVNLFWALDRMMQKANQAAEVGLSLEESTDALEAEALLIQKEDEEVCRMIGEHALPLFENGMGVLTHCNAGGLATAKYGTATAPMYLAQERGIHLKVFADETRPVLQGARLTAFELQQAGIDVTLLCDNMAGMVMSKGWVQAVIVGTDRVAANGDVANKIGTYSLAVLAKAHNIPFYVASPLSTIDLSTSSGDLIPIEERAAEEVTEGFGKRTAPQGVKVFNPAFDVTPNEYVTAIITEKGIVRAPFQENLAALFAQ
- a CDS encoding DUF1805 domain-containing protein yields the protein MVTMEPIVVGEHVLVGVEVKLPKTTLLTINTSKGYIMCGALDVGLLNEKLGDRKIVAARAVGVRTLEQLLHAPMESVTTEAEAMGITAGMTGVEALLKMI